The genomic interval ATTACATCATGGGGTTAGCTTGCAATCAGGAACCCCTATGGCGGTAGCCACGTCCCCAGTTAATGCGCAAGTTGCTAAATTAATGGATCAACAAAATATTTTTACAGCTGAAGTCATTGCTCATAACCCGCAGACAAAAATAAGTTTATTATCATGGCATGGTGAAATAGTCGAAGTTAGCTATCAACCCGATTACGTCATAGGTGAAAAAATTTGCTGGATGATCCCTGCTACCGATGTGATTTTACACCGTCGCTATCAAGTATCAAAAGGCGATCGGGAAAACCCATTTTCAGGAATAATTATTGATTATATGTTGCTAGGCGGCTATGTGACTGTTTTAATTGAACTCAGTAAACAACATAATATGAATGTAACCATGAGTATTCCCTTGCATGTTGCAAGACGTAATGGTTTAAAAAAAAGGAATTATGATTAAGGTTACGTTATTAGCGGAAGGCATACACTTAATGCCCTACGTTGTTAACCTTTGAAGTCACTGATGAGTGATTTTAAATAGTGGTGCCTCAGGCCGGAATCGAACCGGCACGGTGTTGCCACCGCGGGATTTTAAGTCCCGTGCGTCTACCAATTTCGCCACCGAGGCATTTCTGATGTGCTATTGGATTTGTGTATTCTATAGCAGGAATTTAATTTTGGCTATTTTTAAACTATTTTTTTTCAAACCGAATCGGTTAAAAAATAATTAAGCTCTTGTTTTGTCAATAAAATATTTTTATCGACACGGTGTTTTTCTCCGTTACTCAACGCCCTTTCTAACCGCTTTCAGATAAAGCATTGTAAATGGAACACTAAGAATGCTAATATTTCCTCTTTTTTACCCGTTTACGTTGGTAGGCTAAGGCGTATTAAGGATAACTATGATTTCAGAAAGCGTTATTGAGCTTACGCATTGGCAATTTGCACTTAGCTCGTTGTCTAATTTTTTATTTCTTCCTTTAGTTTTAGGATTATCGCTCATGGTCGCGATCATGGAAACTATTTATCTGCTTACAGGACGGATAGTTTATAAGGAAATGACCCGTTTTTGGGGGGAACTTTTAGCGGTTAGTTTTGTACTAAGCTTGATAACGAGTCTAATGACCGCGCTTCAACTGGGTAAAAATGAGTCCTATTTAGCCTATTATATCGGCGATATTTTAGGCTCAGCTTTTATAATAGAACGAGTCATTCTATTATTTTTAGAAGCAACGTTCATCGGCTTATTTATTTTAGGGTGGGATAGGTTAACGAAAGGACAGCATTTATTGATTACTTGGTTAGTCACTTTAAGTTCACTTATATCCGTATCGTGGCTATTACTGGAAAGTAGCTGGATGCAAACCCCCATAGCGTCTACCTTTAATCATGAAACCATGCGAATGGAATTCAGCCAATTTAGTGAGTTAATCGGAAATATACCCCTTAGCGGGCCTTTATTTCAAACACTGGTCATCGCTTATCTGCTAACGGCTACCTTTGTTTTAGCGATTAGTGCTTATTACTTATTAAATAAACAAAAAGTAGAATTTGCACACTCATCATTTAAGTTTGCAGCCAGTCTTGGCTTAGTTGCCCTTTTATTAGTCATCACTTTCGGCTATGGCAAAAATGTTGAGAATAAACCCTATACCACGGAACAATTGACCCAATTACTCGAAACTAATCGCCAAAGAATTCATAATGGTATTAAGGCGCATCAGTTACTAGACCAACTACGCGATACTGATTCTGACCCAAAAATATTAGTGGAATTTAATCGCTATAAAAAAGACCTCGGTTATGGTTTATTGCTGAAACGCTCTCTTGATGACATTTTAAAGGCGACCGAAAAACAGGTTGAATTAGCCGCTCAATTTGCTGTTCCAACAAACGTTTATCCCTCAAAGGTCTTTAAACTGATGCTGATCAGTCAATTTATCAGTTTAATTATTTTTATTTGTGCCATGATTTTCAGCGTCATCATCAAATCGTATCAACCTTGGTTACTCAAACTAAGCCTTTATAGCTTACCTTTATCATGGCTTACGTATGCCGTAGCACTCGTTATCAGTGAAATAACCCACCAACCTTGGGCTGTTAACGGTATTTTACCGATCTTTTTAAGCCCTTCGTCCTTAGTAGAGTCTGATTTATGGTTTTCCTTAATAGGTTATTTTCTAACCTATACATCCCTCCTTATCGGGGCTGGTTTTTTATTCTTAAACCTCATTAAACATCGTCCTAATTATGAACCATCACCTAAGGTAGACGATTAAATTCATGCTTATCCTCCAGAGTATTTGGGTGATATTTTTAAAAATCCGTTACAATTATCGCCTGTCCCCGTCTTCTAAATTGTCTAAAGCTTATGCAAACAAAACCGAGTTTTTTTTTAATCCTTTTTTTATTTCTCACCGCTTGTGGCTATCAGTTACGAGGGGCGGTTGAATTACCCGAGGGAATGGAAAATTTATATTTAGAAAATGCTTCGGGGCCATTACGTGATGAAGTGAGAAAAGCCTTAAAATTTTCTAAAGGGCAATTAGTTCCATCACCTAAAGAGGCGGGGGTTCTTATTAAAATACTTCGCGAGGAAATGCGAACTCGCGTGCTATCCGTGAGTTCTTTAGGAAAAGCCAATCAATTTGAATTAATTTATAGCTTAATTTTTTCAATTCATGATTCTACGGGGGCGGTACTCCTTGCTAATCAACGAGTACAAAGTCAGCGTAGTTATTTTAATGATCAAGTTGATGTCCTTGCTCAAACGAATGAAGAGCAATTAATTCGTAATGAAATGTACAGTCAAGCCTCACGCTCTATTCTCATCCGCGCTCGAATAGCGATGGAAAATAGCCAAAAAATCATCTCCAAAAAAAGTAAACTAAACGAGCTTAAAAAAAAGGGAACGGATTAAAATGCGTTTAAATTTAACGCAATTAAAGGCGGACTTAAATAAGGGCTTAAAACCCATCTATTTGGTTACAGGGGATGAACCGTTACAAGTCGCAGAAGCGACCGATAAAATTCGCCTCATAGCGAAAAAAATCGCCTATTTAGACCGTGAAATATTTTCAGTTGAAGGTAATTTTAACTGGAATCAAATTAAAGATGCTACGGATAACCTATCAATTTTTGCTGATAAAAAAATTATTGATTTAAGGGTTCCCTCAGGTAAATTTGGCGCAGAAGGTTCAAAAATAATCACTGAATATTGTCAGCACCCCATTGATAACACGTTACTACTTATTAGTACGGCTAAATTATCCGCCGCTTCTTTAAAATCACGTTGGGTTAAAGCGATTGAAAAACTAGGGGTTGTCGTACAAATTTGGCCTCTGACGGGACAAGATTTACTCCATTGGTTACAGCAACGGCTCTCAAAACGAGGCTTACAACTTGAACGCGAAACCATTCAACTACTCGCCTCACGAGTCGAGGGGAACTTATTGGCGGCCAATCAAGAAATTGAAAAATTATATATTCTCTATGGTTCAGGCTCATTAACCCGTTTACAAGTACAAACTGTGGTGGCGGATAGTTCGCGTTTTGATGTTTTTAATTTAACCGAAGCCATGCTCTCTGGCCGGGTTAATCGGATGATAAAAATATTGCGTGGCTTGCAAGCAGAAGGCATTGTCGCCCCTATTGTTTTATGGGCCTTAAGTCGTGAATGTCGTTGTCTTTTAGAGCTTAAAACGGCTGCTAATAAAGAAAAAATTTTTAGAAAATATCAAGTTTGGGATAAACGTAAGCAACACATGAATCAAGCCTTAACCCGTTTAAAGTTAACAGACTTGCAACACGCGTTTATGCTGAGTGCAAAAGCTGATCGTCAAATTAAAGGTCAGCAAACGGGGGATAATTGGGAAACATTATTAGAAATTTGCTTACAGCTTGCGGCTGTAAAAATAACGCCCGAAATTTAAATTTAAAAACTTATCAAATTTTATAAGGTTACTTAACTATGACAACCACCGCCCTACCGATACAAAATTACGCCTTATTAAGCGATGACGAATGTGATAAGCGTATTATTGCTGCCAAAGAACAATTGGGGGCGCATTGTATTATTTTAGGACATCATTATCAACGTGATTCTGTTTTTAAATATGCCGATATTTCAGGGGACTCGTTAAAATTATCACGCGAAGCCGCGCAGTCAGATGCTGAATATATTGTTTTTTGTGGGGTGCATTTTATGGCCGAAGTCGCTGATATTTTATCGCGTCCTGAACAAAAAGCTATTTTACCTGATATGGCTGCAGGGTGTTCAATGGCGGATATGGCGAATAAAGTGAATGTTCAGCGGTGTTGGGATGAATTAGCCCAAGTCATTGATGTGGAAAACGAAGTAACCCCGATTACTTATATTAACTCCGCAGCGGATTTAAAGGCTTTTTGTGGTCAGCATGAAGGCATTGTCTGTACCTCATCAAATGCAGGTAAAATTCTTGAATGGAGTTTTTCTAAGCGAAATAAAATATTATTTTTTCCCGATCAGCATTTAGGGCGAACGTCTGCTTATCAAATGGGAATTCCACTGTCTGAAATGGTCGTTTGGGATTTTGATAAACCCCTAGGCGGTTTAACCGCAGACGAGATTAAAAAAGCCAAAATGATTTTATGGAAAGGCTATTGTTCGGTACATCAAGTTTTTCAACCTGAACATATTGATGAATTTTTAATCCGTTATCCTGAAACAAAGGTTATTGCTCATCCTGAAGCCTGTTTTGACGTGTGTCAAAAAGCGGATTATATCGGGTCAACTGAGACTATATTAAAAATTGTTCGTGAGGCCCCTGCAAACAGCCGTTGGCTGGTGGCGACCGAGTTAAATTTAGTTAATCGGCTGCATAATGAGTGTAAAGCAGAGGGGAAAAATGTTCATTTTATGTCAACAACGTTAAGCATGTGTTCAACGATGTTTAGAACCGACCCCCCTCATTTGTTGTGGGTTTTAGAAAATCTAGTGAAAGGCGTTGTGGTGAATCAAATTAAAGTTGATCCACAACAAGCTAAATTAGCAAAAAAAGCATTGAATAACATGCTATCGATACTATAACAATGGACTAAGAAAAGGTATTTTTCCAGTCCACTGGGATTTTAAAGACTTCGGGCAATACGAAACCCTAAATTTAACCCTCGATCTGAGGAATCCCAGCCATCACGCGCTGCTGAACGTAATTTTTCAGGTGAATCTAGCCAAGAACCGCCTCGAACAACAATAGAATGATGGCTACCGTCTTTAACTAAACATTGCTGATCTTTATCATTGTAATTGTAATCGTATTCAGAACAGGTCCATTCCCATACATTTCCATGCATATCATGTAAGCCGTTGTAAGCACTAAAATTCCCAACGGGGGCGGTATAGGTATAATTATCATCACAATTTTGATAACAATTACCCTGATTGTTTCCGATGGTTTCACCCCAAGGAAAAGCGGTTTTTGTATTGGCTCTCGCAGCATACTCCCACTCAGCTTCCGTCGGCAAACGATAATGCTGTCCTGTTTGAGTTGATAACCAATCGGTATAAGCCATCGCATCTTGCCAACTTACACAGGTAACAGGATCGGTTTCAGTTTGTACAAACCCTGGATTACGCCAACTGTATTGCCGCTCTTTTTTCCAACTTTGTCCATCCCACCCATTGCAGCCATCAGTTTTTTCAGCTTCCGTTAAATACTGGGCTGCTCTCACAAAATGAGAAAATTTAGCTTTAGTCAC from Methylococcales bacterium carries:
- the nadA gene encoding quinolinate synthase NadA — translated: MTTTALPIQNYALLSDDECDKRIIAAKEQLGAHCIILGHHYQRDSVFKYADISGDSLKLSREAAQSDAEYIVFCGVHFMAEVADILSRPEQKAILPDMAAGCSMADMANKVNVQRCWDELAQVIDVENEVTPITYINSAADLKAFCGQHEGIVCTSSNAGKILEWSFSKRNKILFFPDQHLGRTSAYQMGIPLSEMVVWDFDKPLGGLTADEIKKAKMILWKGYCSVHQVFQPEHIDEFLIRYPETKVIAHPEACFDVCQKADYIGSTETILKIVREAPANSRWLVATELNLVNRLHNECKAEGKNVHFMSTTLSMCSTMFRTDPPHLLWVLENLVKGVVVNQIKVDPQQAKLAKKALNNMLSIL
- the holA gene encoding DNA polymerase III subunit delta, with protein sequence MRLNLTQLKADLNKGLKPIYLVTGDEPLQVAEATDKIRLIAKKIAYLDREIFSVEGNFNWNQIKDATDNLSIFADKKIIDLRVPSGKFGAEGSKIITEYCQHPIDNTLLLISTAKLSAASLKSRWVKAIEKLGVVVQIWPLTGQDLLHWLQQRLSKRGLQLERETIQLLASRVEGNLLAANQEIEKLYILYGSGSLTRLQVQTVVADSSRFDVFNLTEAMLSGRVNRMIKILRGLQAEGIVAPIVLWALSRECRCLLELKTAANKEKIFRKYQVWDKRKQHMNQALTRLKLTDLQHAFMLSAKADRQIKGQQTGDNWETLLEICLQLAAVKITPEI
- a CDS encoding formylglycine-generating enzyme family protein; the protein is MMVWSLTLTLPSTTVSAKTLQQLEQEALDKEQRSLKKQKTKSYKKKTKKRNPQAWRKAAKRIFIDKQKPTAAQLSFLQQELGNELVTVKGSCFQLGSPETEEHRDGDEKQHLVCMNDFEIGRYEVTKAKFSHFVRAAQYLTEAEKTDGCNGWDGQSWKKERQYSWRNPGFVQTETDPVTCVSWQDAMAYTDWLSTQTGQHYRLPTEAEWEYAARANTKTAFPWGETIGNNQGNCYQNCDDNYTYTAPVGNFSAYNGLHDMHGNVWEWTCSEYDYNYNDKDQQCLVKDGSHHSIVVRGGSWLDSPEKLRSAARDGWDSSDRGLNLGFRIARSL
- a CDS encoding cytochrome ubiquinol oxidase subunit I, whose amino-acid sequence is MISESVIELTHWQFALSSLSNFLFLPLVLGLSLMVAIMETIYLLTGRIVYKEMTRFWGELLAVSFVLSLITSLMTALQLGKNESYLAYYIGDILGSAFIIERVILLFLEATFIGLFILGWDRLTKGQHLLITWLVTLSSLISVSWLLLESSWMQTPIASTFNHETMRMEFSQFSELIGNIPLSGPLFQTLVIAYLLTATFVLAISAYYLLNKQKVEFAHSSFKFAASLGLVALLLVITFGYGKNVENKPYTTEQLTQLLETNRQRIHNGIKAHQLLDQLRDTDSDPKILVEFNRYKKDLGYGLLLKRSLDDILKATEKQVELAAQFAVPTNVYPSKVFKLMLISQFISLIIFICAMIFSVIIKSYQPWLLKLSLYSLPLSWLTYAVALVISEITHQPWAVNGILPIFLSPSSLVESDLWFSLIGYFLTYTSLLIGAGFLFLNLIKHRPNYEPSPKVDD